The following are from one region of the Halarcobacter sp. genome:
- a CDS encoding TonB-dependent receptor: MKKVIGLSFICASVLIAQDSVDIGTISVEEKVNTKIVKNVSSEQIKSADLAEALSKNVPSVSLVRRSGIANDIILRGAKKDNINVLIDDSKIYGACPNRMDPTTSHILTNNIDSIEIIEGPFDVENFGTLSGLVKVKTKEPTEKLSGDINLNIGSFGYRKTSFNVSGGNEYIKFLLSASKEKSDSYEDGDGNNFYEQQVYHGIPTANRYSSSDLEAYDKKTLLAKTIINLDDSSELTLSYTANRSDNILYPNTPMDADYDDSNIYTVEYTKRDLGEFSKELNLEYYYSDVDHPMSTTLRNNGAMMMTNHMKSSIWGTKLKNSFDLFDGTLLTGLDMSERNWKGKYYNKMNSYIRDSISSTDTKNKAAFLKYEKSFGKLDIDIGTRYDRTSIDTENTTMQDKDYNALNGHIFAVYNLDEDTKLFAGVGKSERVPDARELYIVSSTGMVQGNDNLESVKNREIDLGFEKTIGDFNIKTKVFYSNLDDYIYNINGTTFQNIDAKIYGMEVSGYYLFSENLIFDYGVSYLRGKKDEAILGQTDRDLAEIPPLKGTLSLTYDFGVSQLTTQMIASKGWSNYDIDNGEQDLGAYTVFNAKYNHKISKNFDITLGVDNIFDKTYASTNTYNDIRYIGAGNTELLNDPGRYAYVNLKFSF, encoded by the coding sequence ATGAAGAAAGTTATAGGTTTGTCGTTTATCTGTGCTTCAGTACTTATTGCACAAGATAGTGTAGATATTGGAACTATATCAGTAGAAGAAAAAGTTAATACAAAAATTGTTAAAAATGTTAGTTCAGAGCAAATAAAATCAGCAGATTTAGCTGAAGCCTTGAGTAAAAATGTACCATCTGTAAGTTTAGTTAGAAGAAGTGGTATTGCAAATGATATTATCTTAAGGGGAGCAAAAAAAGATAATATTAATGTTTTAATAGATGATAGTAAGATTTACGGAGCTTGTCCTAATAGAATGGATCCAACTACCTCTCATATCTTAACAAATAATATTGATAGTATAGAGATTATAGAGGGTCCTTTTGATGTGGAAAACTTTGGTACTTTAAGTGGACTTGTAAAAGTTAAAACTAAAGAGCCAACTGAAAAACTAAGTGGAGATATAAATTTAAATATTGGAAGTTTTGGTTATAGAAAAACTTCATTTAATGTAAGTGGTGGAAATGAATATATAAAATTTTTATTATCAGCTTCAAAAGAGAAATCTGATTCTTATGAAGATGGAGATGGTAATAACTTTTATGAACAACAAGTGTATCATGGTATACCAACTGCAAATAGATATTCTAGTTCAGATTTAGAAGCTTATGATAAGAAAACTCTTCTTGCTAAAACAATTATAAATCTTGATGACAGTTCAGAATTAACTTTGTCATATACAGCAAATAGAAGTGATAATATTTTATACCCAAATACACCAATGGATGCTGATTATGATGATTCAAATATTTATACAGTTGAATATACAAAAAGAGATTTAGGAGAGTTTTCTAAAGAGTTGAATCTTGAATATTACTATTCTGATGTTGACCATCCTATGAGTACTACACTTAGAAATAATGGTGCTATGATGATGACAAATCATATGAAATCTTCAATTTGGGGAACTAAACTAAAAAATAGTTTTGATTTATTTGATGGAACTTTATTAACTGGTTTAGATATGAGTGAAAGAAACTGGAAGGGTAAATACTATAATAAAATGAACTCTTATATTAGAGATTCTATTTCTAGTACAGATACAAAAAACAAAGCAGCTTTTTTAAAGTATGAAAAATCATTTGGAAAATTAGATATAGATATAGGTACAAGATATGATAGAACATCTATAGATACTGAAAATACAACAATGCAAGATAAAGATTATAATGCTTTAAATGGGCATATCTTTGCAGTATATAATTTAGATGAAGATACAAAACTTTTTGCTGGAGTTGGGAAATCTGAAAGGGTACCTGATGCAAGAGAATTGTATATAGTAAGTTCAACAGGAATGGTTCAAGGTAATGATAACTTAGAATCTGTAAAAAACAGAGAAATAGATTTAGGTTTTGAAAAAACTATTGGTGATTTTAATATTAAAACAAAAGTTTTTTATTCTAATTTGGATGATTATATTTATAATATAAATGGAACAACATTTCAAAATATTGATGCAAAAATATATGGTATGGAAGTTTCAGGATATTATCTATTTTCAGAAAATCTAATCTTTGATTATGGAGTATCATATTTAAGAGGTAAAAAAGATGAAGCTATTTTAGGTCAAACTGATAGAGATTTAGCTGAAATACCACCTCTAAAAGGAACTTTATCATTAACTTATGATTTTGGAGTAAGCCAGTTAACTACTCAAATGATTGCCTCAAAAGGTTGGAGTAATTATGATATAGATAATGGAGAACAAGATTTAGGAGCTTATACAGTATTTAATGCAAAGTATAATCATAAAATTAGTAAGAATTTTGATATTACATTAGGTGTTGATAATATATTTGATAAAACATATGCTTCAACAAATACATATAATGATATTAGATATATAGGAGCTGGCAATACTGAGTTATTAAATGACCCAGGAAGATATGCCTATGTAAATTTAAAATTTAGTTTTTAA
- the uvrB gene encoding excinuclease ABC subunit UvrB, translated as MSKFKVNSEYQPSGDQPNAIKQISDSIIKGNQYTTLEGVTGSGKTYTMAKVIEKTQMPTLIMTHNKTLAAQLYSEFKQFFPNNHVEYFISYYDYYQPEAYIPRTDLFIEKDSSINAELERLRLSATASLLSFDDVIVIASVSANYGLGNPEEYKAMVQRIEVGFEYSQKQFLLKLVEMGYKRNDSFFDRADFRVNGDVIDIFPAYYEDEYIRVEFFGDEVESITKHEYLTNEKTKELDEAIIYSVNPFVVTSENLGRAVKEIEEELDDRLEYFQQEDKLVEYQRLKQRVEFDLEMIEGTGMCKGIENYARHLTGLKPGQTPYSLINYFDQIGKDFLLIVDESHVSLPQFRGMYAADRSRKEVLVDYGFRLPSALDNRPLKFDEFIKKAPRYLFVSATPADLELEKSDVVAKQIIRPTGLLDPLIDIIDSEYQVEKLHDEIKKVIEKNERVLVTVLTKKMAEELTSYYSDLGIKVKYMHSDIDAIERNQIIRELRLGEFDVLVGINLLREGLDIPETSLVAILDADKEGFLRSRTSLVQTMGRAARNENGRVILFAKRITDSMQYAIDLTKKRREIQEAYNKEHGITPKTTKRALDENLKMEEYDDTAWKREKMNKIPAAERKKILVELNKQMTKAAKDLNFEEAIRLRDQIEKIKKS; from the coding sequence ATGAGTAAATTTAAAGTAAACAGTGAATATCAACCATCAGGTGATCAGCCAAATGCAATAAAGCAGATTAGTGATTCTATTATAAAAGGGAATCAATATACAACACTAGAGGGGGTTACTGGTTCAGGTAAAACCTACACAATGGCAAAAGTGATAGAAAAAACACAAATGCCAACTCTTATTATGACACATAATAAAACCCTTGCAGCTCAACTTTATAGTGAATTCAAGCAATTTTTTCCAAACAATCATGTTGAGTATTTTATTTCATACTATGATTACTATCAACCTGAAGCATATATACCTAGAACAGATCTTTTTATAGAAAAAGATTCTTCTATTAATGCAGAACTTGAAAGATTAAGACTTAGTGCAACTGCTTCATTACTTAGTTTTGATGATGTAATTGTAATTGCTTCTGTTTCTGCAAACTATGGTTTAGGGAATCCAGAAGAATACAAAGCAATGGTTCAAAGAATAGAAGTTGGTTTTGAGTATTCTCAAAAACAGTTTCTATTAAAACTTGTAGAGATGGGTTACAAAAGAAACGATAGCTTTTTTGATAGAGCAGACTTTAGAGTAAATGGGGATGTTATAGATATTTTTCCTGCTTATTATGAAGATGAATATATCCGTGTTGAGTTTTTTGGTGATGAGGTTGAATCTATTACTAAACATGAATACTTAACAAATGAAAAAACTAAAGAGTTAGATGAAGCAATAATCTATTCTGTTAATCCTTTTGTTGTTACAAGTGAAAACTTAGGACGAGCAGTTAAAGAGATAGAAGAAGAGCTTGATGATAGACTAGAATACTTCCAACAAGAAGACAAGTTGGTTGAGTATCAAAGACTAAAACAAAGAGTTGAGTTTGATTTAGAGATGATTGAGGGAACTGGTATGTGTAAGGGTATTGAAAATTATGCTAGACACTTAACTGGTTTAAAACCTGGACAAACTCCTTATTCTCTTATAAACTATTTTGACCAAATAGGAAAAGATTTTCTTCTAATAGTAGATGAATCACATGTTTCTTTACCACAATTTAGAGGGATGTATGCAGCCGATAGAAGTAGAAAAGAGGTTTTGGTTGATTATGGATTTAGACTTCCAAGTGCACTTGACAATAGACCTTTAAAGTTTGATGAATTTATAAAAAAAGCACCAAGATATCTTTTTGTGAGTGCAACTCCTGCTGATTTAGAGTTAGAAAAAAGTGATGTTGTAGCTAAACAGATTATTAGACCAACAGGACTTCTTGATCCATTGATTGATATTATAGATAGTGAATATCAAGTTGAAAAACTTCATGATGAGATTAAAAAAGTTATTGAAAAAAATGAAAGAGTTTTAGTAACAGTTTTAACAAAAAAGATGGCAGAAGAGTTAACTTCTTATTATTCTGATTTAGGAATAAAAGTAAAATATATGCATAGTGATATTGATGCTATTGAGAGAAACCAAATCATTAGAGAGCTTAGACTTGGTGAGTTTGATGTATTGGTTGGAATTAACCTTTTAAGAGAAGGGTTGGATATCCCTGAAACTTCCCTTGTAGCTATTTTAGATGCAGATAAAGAAGGTTTCTTAAGAAGTAGAACTTCACTAGTTCAAACAATGGGAAGAGCAGCAAGAAATGAAAATGGTAGAGTAATCTTATTTGCTAAAAGAATTACCGATTCTATGCAATATGCGATTGATTTAACTAAAAAAAGAAGAGAGATTCAAGAAGCATATAATAAAGAGCATGGAATAACTCCAAAAACTACAAAAAGAGCTTTAGATGAAAATCTAAAAATGGAAGAGTATGATGATACTGCTTGGAAAAGAGAAAAGATGAATAAAATTCCAGCAGCAGAAAGAAAGAAAATTTTAGTTGAATTAAATAAACAGATGACAAAAGCTGCAAAAGATTTAAATTTTGAAGAAGCAATTAGATTAAGAGATCAAATAGAAAAAATAAAAAAATCATAG
- a CDS encoding transporter substrate-binding domain-containing protein, with amino-acid sequence MHKLLLIFILSTLVWANNIFTKEENDWIKSNPSVKISMLNNFQPFSYISNNQHKGFSVDLINQISKVSGLKFEIKTSSWSKALDDFKNGKTDIISDISYTDERSEYALFTEPYYEIPTFVFGLKNDSTYKNNKSLIGKKVGVSRSIFYKNDLINMGLDVIEFDSSNEKAKAIVTGKIDYFLASYTSGIKAINSQSLITLKAIDEFKSIKKEDLRFGVSKDKLFLKSILQKSLNSLESNFLFTLANTWVAKIEENAYNQINFTQEELDFINKHPKIKIGSIDTYIPFSFVYNEKKVGFTQELLDIISKKSGLTFEKVGGTWPEVFGKFKNNQIDVISELSYRKERVSYTLYTKPYYEIPISVFANSDFGSYTGLKSLENKKVGIVKNSYLIDVLNQDKDIKIVEFDTNNDKFYALRDKKVDAVISGAISIHRLERLLIKGIKPIGLFVHDEAKNEDLRFGIRKEKPILASIMRKTLDSIPFSTITQLKQKWILDNYHDNLDDDKKIVFNEKEKEFIKNNPELTYSEINWKPLSIIENNTMNGIMGEYLNIISQRTGIKFKYIPSNNWLEVLDKFKEKKIDIVPGIGSSPQETKLGFTSHTYSSYPMVVVTTEKFNYIQNLNELSGKTVAVPKGYTSYNFLIENYPKLNIRTTSDIKEALIMVESGEADAFIGHIATSLYNMSELHLRNLKISGITNFTFQHKYLIQKDSPVLISIINKVLDSITEIEKKEIHSKWIQPLVVKETVDYSLIYKLLIAFLIVLGIILYFLNKLKKQKKEFETIFKISKDGIAITDLKTNFLECNEAYLKMLGYTKNELINKSSISLTAPEYIEKTENALDIAIKEGYIKNFEKVTIGKNGRRVRVNITISVLPDKKRLLFITKDVTSLKLFENNLKLASMGEMIGNIAHQWRQPLSVITTSASGLRLKSEYGENIKDEEIQEFSEKIIEQARYLSETIDDFKNFIKGTTEFRIIDIKDIIQSSLSLTFAATNDNYIKVIKKTDESIKIDGNRNELEQVLINIINNSKDALVENVKDTERYIFIETKKINNKTLELKVYDNGGGILEKNLDRIFEPYFTTKHKSIGTGLGLSIVDKIIRERHKQMITVYNEEFKYEGKSYKGACFSIIFKSDVI; translated from the coding sequence ATGCATAAACTTTTATTAATCTTTATTTTATCTACTTTAGTATGGGCAAATAATATATTTACAAAAGAAGAAAATGATTGGATTAAAAGTAATCCATCAGTTAAAATCTCTATGTTAAATAATTTTCAACCCTTTTCATATATCTCAAATAATCAACATAAAGGTTTTAGTGTAGATTTAATAAATCAAATCTCAAAAGTTAGTGGTTTGAAATTTGAAATAAAAACATCTTCATGGTCTAAAGCATTAGATGATTTTAAGAATGGAAAAACTGATATTATTTCAGATATATCATATACAGATGAGCGTTCAGAGTATGCGCTTTTTACTGAACCTTATTATGAAATACCCACTTTTGTTTTTGGTTTAAAAAATGATAGTACTTATAAAAACAATAAGTCATTAATAGGTAAAAAAGTAGGTGTATCAAGAAGTATATTTTATAAAAATGATTTAATAAATATGGGTTTAGATGTAATTGAATTTGATTCAAGTAATGAAAAAGCAAAAGCAATAGTAACAGGAAAAATCGATTATTTCTTAGCATCTTATACTTCGGGAATAAAAGCAATTAATTCTCAGTCATTAATCACTCTTAAAGCTATTGATGAGTTTAAAAGTATAAAAAAAGAGGATTTAAGATTTGGTGTAAGTAAAGATAAACTTTTTTTAAAATCTATATTACAAAAATCTTTAAATTCTTTAGAATCAAATTTTTTATTTACTCTTGCAAATACTTGGGTAGCAAAAATAGAAGAAAATGCTTATAATCAAATAAATTTTACACAAGAAGAATTAGATTTCATAAATAAACATCCTAAGATAAAAATTGGTTCAATTGATACTTATATACCTTTTAGTTTTGTTTATAATGAAAAAAAAGTTGGCTTTACTCAAGAATTGCTAGATATTATTTCAAAAAAATCAGGTTTAACTTTTGAAAAAGTTGGAGGGACTTGGCCTGAAGTTTTTGGAAAATTCAAAAATAACCAAATAGATGTAATAAGTGAATTGTCTTATAGAAAAGAAAGAGTATCTTATACTTTATATACAAAGCCCTATTATGAAATACCAATTAGTGTTTTTGCAAATAGTGATTTTGGTTCTTATACTGGATTAAAATCCCTTGAAAATAAAAAAGTTGGTATAGTAAAAAACTCTTATTTAATTGATGTTTTAAATCAAGATAAAGATATAAAAATAGTAGAATTCGATACAAATAATGATAAGTTTTATGCCTTAAGAGATAAAAAAGTTGATGCAGTAATTAGTGGTGCTATTAGTATTCATAGATTAGAAAGATTACTTATAAAAGGTATAAAACCAATAGGCCTTTTTGTACATGATGAAGCAAAAAATGAAGATTTAAGATTTGGTATAAGAAAAGAAAAACCTATTTTAGCCTCTATTATGAGAAAAACTTTAGATTCAATACCTTTTTCTACAATAACTCAATTAAAACAAAAATGGATTTTGGACAATTATCATGATAATTTAGATGATGACAAAAAAATTGTTTTTAATGAAAAAGAAAAAGAATTTATTAAAAATAATCCTGAATTAACTTATAGTGAAATAAATTGGAAACCTTTATCTATAATTGAAAATAATACTATGAATGGGATTATGGGAGAGTATTTAAATATTATTTCACAAAGAACTGGAATAAAGTTTAAATATATCCCTTCTAATAATTGGTTAGAAGTTTTAGATAAATTCAAAGAAAAAAAGATTGATATTGTACCAGGTATTGGGAGTAGTCCACAAGAAACAAAATTAGGATTTACAAGTCATACATATAGCAGTTATCCTATGGTAGTTGTAACTACAGAAAAATTTAATTATATTCAAAATCTAAATGAATTATCTGGTAAAACAGTTGCTGTTCCAAAAGGGTATACTAGTTATAACTTTTTAATAGAAAATTATCCTAAATTAAATATTCGAACTACATCTGATATAAAAGAAGCATTAATTATGGTAGAAAGTGGTGAAGCAGATGCTTTTATAGGTCATATTGCCACATCTTTGTACAATATGAGTGAACTACATTTAAGAAATTTAAAAATCAGTGGTATTACAAATTTTACTTTTCAACATAAATATTTAATACAAAAAGATTCTCCTGTTTTAATCTCTATTATCAACAAAGTTTTAGATTCGATTACAGAGATTGAAAAAAAAGAGATTCACTCAAAATGGATTCAACCTTTAGTTGTAAAAGAAACAGTAGATTATTCACTTATTTATAAATTATTAATTGCTTTTTTAATTGTCCTAGGGATAATTTTATATTTTTTAAATAAACTTAAAAAACAGAAAAAAGAGTTTGAAACTATTTTTAAAATATCAAAAGATGGGATAGCAATTACCGATTTAAAAACAAATTTTTTAGAGTGTAATGAAGCTTATCTAAAAATGTTGGGATACACAAAAAACGAGCTAATAAATAAATCATCTATCAGTTTAACAGCACCTGAATATATAGAAAAAACTGAAAATGCTTTAGATATAGCTATAAAAGAGGGATATATTAAAAACTTTGAAAAAGTAACTATAGGCAAAAATGGAAGAAGAGTAAGGGTAAATATTACAATATCTGTTTTACCTGATAAAAAAAGATTATTATTTATTACAAAAGATGTTACTTCTCTTAAGCTTTTTGAAAATAATTTAAAACTTGCTTCAATGGGAGAAATGATTGGCAATATTGCTCATCAATGGAGACAACCTTTAAGTGTTATTACAACAAGTGCAAGTGGTTTAAGACTTAAGAGTGAATATGGGGAAAATATAAAAGATGAAGAGATTCAAGAGTTTTCAGAAAAAATTATTGAACAAGCAAGATATTTATCAGAAACAATAGATGATTTTAAAAATTTTATTAAAGGTACTACCGAGTTTAGAATAATAGATATTAAAGATATAATTCAATCTTCATTAAGCCTAACTTTTGCTGCAACAAATGATAACTATATTAAAGTTATTAAGAAAACTGATGAATCAATAAAAATAGATGGTAATAGAAATGAACTAGAACAAGTATTAATTAATATAATAAATAATTCAAAAGACGCGCTGGTTGAAAATGTAAAAGATACAGAAAGATATATTTTTATTGAAACAAAGAAAATAAATAATAAAACACTAGAACTAAAAGTTTATGATAATGGTGGTGGAATCTTAGAAAAAAATCTAGATAGAATATTTGAACCATATTTCACTACAAAACATAAATCAATTGGTACTGGTTTAGGTTTATCAATAGTTGATAAAATTATTAGAGAAAGACATAAACAGATGATTACTGTATATAACGAAGAGTTTAAATATGAAGGAAAATCTTATAAAGGTGCCTGTTTTAGTATTATATTTAAGTCAGATGTTATTTAG
- the ppk2 gene encoding polyphosphate kinase 2 → MKIEKLYDKEIEDILNYKDFLDILKTNPSEEFLKDLHAKYEYRSQEEALRTLQVELIKLQDHLEKYNEKMIILIEGRDASGKGGAIRRITRYMNEKHYRVVALGRPSDVEKNQWYFQRYIQHFPKGGEIVLFDRSWYNRSMVEPVFGFCTEDQYETFMKTVPRFEEDLIDHGIHFLKIYFSVSKEEQSKRFEEREENPLKHWKLSEIDLQMQERWDEFTRKKYRMLKETNTKKSPWTIIRSDDKFIARVNAIKTILNKVDYEGRDSRIDFKVDPKIVISAEKELEIMAQTAKTREGSN, encoded by the coding sequence ATGAAAATAGAAAAACTATATGATAAAGAGATTGAAGATATTTTAAATTATAAAGATTTTTTAGATATCTTAAAAACTAATCCTAGTGAAGAGTTTTTAAAGGATTTACATGCAAAATATGAATATCGTTCGCAAGAAGAGGCTTTAAGAACACTTCAGGTAGAACTTATAAAACTTCAAGACCATTTAGAAAAATACAATGAAAAAATGATAATCTTGATTGAGGGTAGAGATGCTTCAGGAAAAGGTGGAGCAATAAGAAGAATAACAAGATATATGAATGAAAAACACTATAGAGTAGTTGCTTTAGGTAGACCATCTGATGTGGAAAAAAATCAATGGTATTTTCAAAGATATATTCAACACTTTCCAAAAGGTGGAGAGATAGTACTTTTTGATAGGTCTTGGTACAATAGATCAATGGTTGAACCTGTTTTTGGTTTTTGTACAGAAGATCAATATGAAACTTTTATGAAAACTGTTCCAAGATTTGAAGAAGATTTAATAGATCATGGAATTCATTTTTTAAAGATATACTTTTCTGTATCAAAAGAGGAACAATCAAAAAGATTTGAAGAGAGAGAAGAAAATCCTCTAAAGCATTGGAAGTTAAGTGAAATTGATTTACAAATGCAAGAAAGATGGGATGAATTTACTCGTAAAAAATATAGAATGTTAAAAGAAACAAACACTAAAAAATCTCCATGGACTATTATTAGAAGTGATGATAAGTTTATTGCAAGAGTAAATGCTATTAAAACAATTTTAAATAAAGTTGATTATGAAGGAAGGGATTCTAGAATTGATTTTAAAGTTGATCCTAAAATTGTTATTTCTGCTGAAAAAGAATTAGAAATTATGGCTCAAACTGCAAAAACTAGAGAAGGAAGTAACTAG
- a CDS encoding DJ-1/PfpI family protein, which yields MNIGIYIYDDAEVLDFSGPYEVFSVANRFLDEEKKHKLFFINEEGKTITARGSFKVLSDYTISNSPNIDVLIVVGGIHTAQLEKENVIKWIKEVSKKAQITASVCTGAFLLAKAGVIKEHTVTTHWEDIPDLQKDFPLLNVVNDVRWVDEGDIITSAGISAGIDMSLYLISKIYNEELAFKVAKQMQFDWTKND from the coding sequence ATGAATATAGGAATTTATATATATGATGACGCAGAAGTTTTAGACTTTTCTGGGCCATATGAAGTTTTTTCTGTAGCAAATAGATTTTTAGATGAAGAGAAAAAGCATAAGCTATTTTTTATAAATGAAGAGGGAAAAACTATAACAGCAAGAGGTAGTTTTAAGGTCTTAAGTGATTATACAATTTCAAACAGTCCAAATATTGATGTTTTAATTGTAGTTGGTGGAATACATACAGCTCAATTAGAAAAAGAAAATGTAATAAAGTGGATAAAAGAGGTTTCTAAAAAAGCGCAAATCACTGCTTCAGTTTGTACAGGGGCTTTTTTACTGGCAAAAGCAGGTGTGATAAAAGAGCATACAGTAACAACTCACTGGGAAGATATTCCTGACTTACAAAAAGATTTTCCACTTTTAAATGTAGTTAATGATGTTAGATGGGTGGATGAGGGAGATATTATAACTTCAGCTGGAATCTCAGCAGGTATTGATATGAGTTTATATCTTATATCTAAAATTTACAATGAAGAATTAGCTTTCAAAGTAGCTAAGCAAATGCAGTTTGACTGGACTAAAAACGATTAA
- the nth gene encoding endonuclease III produces the protein MPRLKKATKEDIQIIKEAFQEKFSDAVTELNYKNDYELLIAIILSAQCTDKRVNIITPALFEKYPSVFDLAEANLEEVKDLLKSCSFFNNKSKNIIKMAQSVIANYGGDIPHNQKELIKLAGVGNKTANVFMIEFEGANLMAVDTHVFRVSHRLGLSYEKTVEKTEADLVKKLKDDLHIFHQAMVLFGRYTCKAVSPDCDNCLFPHVCKTKKSFKPQ, from the coding sequence TTGCCAAGGTTAAAAAAAGCTACAAAAGAAGATATACAAATCATAAAAGAAGCATTTCAAGAGAAGTTTTCGGATGCAGTAACAGAGTTAAATTATAAAAATGATTATGAGTTATTAATTGCTATTATCCTTTCTGCTCAATGTACAGATAAAAGAGTAAATATAATCACACCAGCACTTTTTGAAAAATATCCAAGTGTATTTGATTTAGCGGAAGCTAATTTAGAAGAGGTAAAAGATTTACTAAAAAGCTGTTCTTTTTTTAATAATAAATCTAAAAATATTATAAAAATGGCACAAAGTGTAATTGCAAATTATGGTGGAGATATTCCACATAATCAAAAAGAGTTAATCAAATTAGCTGGAGTTGGAAATAAAACTGCAAATGTGTTTATGATAGAGTTTGAGGGTGCAAACCTAATGGCAGTTGATACACATGTTTTTAGAGTTTCTCATAGACTTGGTTTATCTTATGAAAAAACAGTTGAAAAAACTGAAGCTGATTTAGTAAAAAAATTAAAAGATGATTTACATATTTTTCATCAAGCGATGGTATTATTTGGAAGATATACCTGTAAAGCAGTAAGTCCTGATTGTGATAATTGTCTTTTCCCCCATGTTTGTAAAACAAAAAAATCATTTAAACCTCAATAA
- a CDS encoding HD domain-containing protein, whose product MINPKIIDYIFSSASIQRWNDYPRMVELVELDKQAHKFIIAYFIAKFEPDVNYNHLIEAGIFEFLRRVVVTDIRPDVFRNALQKRAKEINSWVIANLEKSISSIDNGLFLQKFEEYLNNPNIYKKERFILKAASYLSTRWEFSIVYQTSTFLSDIESVKKSVEDELEDYYELIGVRKIALKKKLAKIVDLSGRLRFQKRWAQTPRIPETSVLGHMLTVAIFSYFYSLEVNACEKRIENNFFVSLFHDLPEALTRDIITPVKYSVDDLSDIIAEYENKKINEEILPNLPDFIHEEFCYILGMFDNFKDEFANRIYKDGKVEFVDDISKYNMDRYNPVDGKALKQCDKLSAFVEASLSISHGIKSKELVNGKKQIMKSLKEIEGVDFSALAKNIDEEFCTTGQTQVRMDFD is encoded by the coding sequence ATGATAAATCCTAAAATTATAGATTATATTTTCTCCTCAGCTTCAATTCAAAGATGGAATGACTATCCACGAATGGTTGAGTTGGTTGAACTTGATAAACAAGCACACAAATTTATAATAGCTTATTTTATAGCAAAATTTGAGCCAGATGTAAATTATAACCATCTAATAGAAGCTGGAATATTTGAGTTTTTAAGACGAGTAGTTGTAACAGATATAAGACCTGATGTATTTAGAAATGCCCTTCAAAAAAGGGCTAAAGAGATTAACTCTTGGGTTATTGCAAATCTTGAAAAATCTATTTCATCAATTGATAATGGACTGTTTTTACAAAAGTTTGAAGAATACCTAAACAATCCAAATATCTATAAAAAAGAGAGATTTATACTAAAAGCTGCCTCATATCTCTCAACTAGATGGGAGTTTTCTATTGTTTATCAAACTTCTACTTTTCTTTCTGATATTGAAAGTGTAAAAAAAAGTGTTGAAGATGAGCTAGAAGATTATTATGAATTAATAGGTGTTAGAAAAATTGCTTTAAAGAAAAAACTTGCAAAAATAGTTGATTTAAGTGGAAGACTTAGATTTCAAAAAAGATGGGCACAAACACCAAGAATACCTGAAACTTCAGTTTTAGGGCATATGTTAACTGTAGCTATTTTTTCTTACTTTTACTCTTTAGAGGTAAATGCTTGTGAAAAAAGAATAGAAAACAACTTTTTTGTTTCGCTATTTCATGATTTACCAGAAGCTTTAACAAGAGATATAATAACTCCTGTAAAATACTCTGTTGATGATTTATCAGATATCATAGCTGAATATGAAAATAAAAAGATAAATGAAGAGATACTGCCAAACCTACCAGATTTTATCCACGAAGAGTTTTGTTATATTTTAGGTATGTTTGATAATTTTAAAGATGAATTTGCAAATAGAATTTATAAAGATGGTAAAGTTGAATTTGTAGATGATATTTCAAAATATAATATGGATAGATATAATCCAGTTGATGGAAAAGCATTAAAACAATGTGACAAACTTTCAGCCTTTGTTGAAGCTAGTTTATCTATTTCACATGGAATAAAATCAAAAGAATTAGTAAATGGTAAAAAACAAATAATGAAATCTTTAAAAGAGATTGAGGGTGTAGATTTTAGTGCTTTAGCTAAAAATATAGATGAAGAGTTTTGTACAACTGGACAAACTCAGGTTAGGATGGATTTTGATTAA